Proteins encoded together in one Lathyrus oleraceus cultivar Zhongwan6 chromosome 5, CAAS_Psat_ZW6_1.0, whole genome shotgun sequence window:
- the LOC127083326 gene encoding uncharacterized protein LOC127083326 yields MYKKAWKSFKELSKDEKDEWFDKFKEKCTWNVMDEYMIRKNYRGRTSVRLSDMLRRVRLDWEERNIRPNWIGKEVFDELLAYWATDNFKAKSQKAKDMRASERGGCLNATGSISIGEHAKRMVKIITTV; encoded by the exons ATGTATAAAAAAGCTTGGAAGTCATTCAAAGAACTTTCCAAGGATGAGAAAGATGAATGGTTTGATAAATTTAAG GAAAAGTGTACGTGGAATGTAATGGATGAATATATGATTAGAAAAAATTATCGGGGAAGAACATCTGTCCGACTTTCTGACATGCTTAGGCGTGTCAGACTTGATTGGGAAGAACGAAATATTCGTCCCAACTGGATAGGCAAGGAAGTATTTGACGAACTTCTTGCCTATTGGGCTACCGATAATTTTAAAGCTAAATCTCAAAAAGCAAAAGACATGAGAGCATCCGAAAGGGGGGGTTGCCTTAATGCTACAGGAAGTATAAGCATTGGAGAACATGCAAAACGAATGGTAAAAATTATAACTACGgtttaa
- the LOC127082253 gene encoding uncharacterized protein LOC127082253 gives MEYFHYYRSWMYDRTYPGRRGLKPNFEEGVKGFITWAFAQECCLSEGGVRCPCLKCECRPIISDPEEVERHLKRRGFIKNYWVWTYNGEQLPSNVQRTTTTHASSSRSHMEHREEFSLISDMVGDAFGVNVTYDEPQDFDQEELPNEEAQKFYQLLQEMNTPLFEGSSDSKLSMCVRLLAAKSNWNVPDQCLEFFAKMMLDATPTKDNLPTSFYDAKRLVSKLGLEVRKIDCCTNGCMLFYDNEFGTNDGSLEECKFCKSPRYKVRSKAINRKQKHVAVKSMFYLPIIPRLKRMFASMHSASQMTWHHTNQTSSGTMRHPSDGAAWKHFDMIHPDFAAEPRNVRLGLCSDGFTPYVQASGSGYSCWPVIVTPYNLPPEMCMTKPYMFLTCLIPGPKSPKAGIDVYLQPLIDDLKRLWIGEWTYDISCKQNFTMRAALMWTINDFPAYGMLSGWGTHGKMGCPHCMEHSHAFTLEKGGKSSWFDCHRRFLPKDHVFRINKNDFKKGIRVTDLPPPRFSPGEVWNRVSELPKFTDYGKACRIEGYGDTHNWTKRSIFWDLPYWKDNLLRHNLDVMHIEKNFFDNVFNTVMDVQGKTKDNEKARKDMEILCNRKELELKVKPNGKLLKPKANYSLTSEEAKAICRWLNELRMPDGYASNLARCADSSTGKLHGMKSHDCHVFMERLLPIAFSSLPKHVLNPLTEISQFFRDICASKLRVDDIVKLDKNIPVILCKLEQVFPPGFFDSMEHLPVHLAYEAYLGGPVQYRWMYPFERFMGDSKRSVKNKAKVEGSICAHYLHRETSHFCSHYFNHLMLTPRIIRNEFNINEKSKFTLSVFGIPGRPSGKKNVHWLTQKELLAAHVHVLINCVEVKPYLE, from the coding sequence ATGGAATATTTTCATTACTATCGTAGTTGGATGTACGATAGAACGTATCCAGGAAGACGTGGACTTAAACCGAACTTTGAGGAAGGAGTTAAAGGGTTTATCACATGGGCTTTCGCTCAAGAATGTTGTCTAAGCGAAGGAGGAGTAAGATGTCCTTGTCTAAAATGTGAATGTAGACCTATAATTAGTGACCCGGAGGAAGTAGAACGTCATTTGAAGAGAAGGGGTTTCATTAAAAATTACTGGGTTTGGACATATAATGGAGAACAGTTGCCGAGTAATGTACAAAGGACTACGACTACACATGCTTCTAGCAGTCGATCACATATGGAACACCGGGAAGAATTTAGTTTGATCAGTGACATGGTTGGCGATGCTTTTGGGGTTAACGTGACCTATGATGAACCTCAAGACTTCGATCAGGAAGAGTTGCCGAATGAGGAAGCTCAAAAATTTTATCAATTGTTGCAAGAAATGAATACGCCGTTGTTTGAAGGGTCGTCAGACTCAAAATTATCGATGTGTGTGAGATTATTGGCCGCCAAGTCCAATTGGAATGTTCCTGACCAGTGTTTGGAATTCTTTGCAAAAATGATGTTGGACGCAACTCCTACGAAAGACAACCTTCCCACAAGTTTTTATGATGCAAAGAGGTTGGTGTCGAAATTGGGTTTAGAGGTAAGAAAGATTGACTGTTGCACTAATGGTTGCATGTTGTTTTACGATAATGAGTTTGGTACTAATGATGGATCGTTGGAGGAATGTAAGTTTTGTAAGAGTCCGAGATACAAAGTTCGCAGTAAAGCCATTAACCGTAAGCAAAAACATGTGGCAGTGAAGTCCATGTTTTATCTGCCGATCATACCAAGGTTAAAAAGAATGTTTGCTTCAATGCATAGTGCAAGTCAAATGACATGGCATCATACAAACCAAACAAGTTCGGGCACAATGCGACATCCATCTGATGGTGCGGCATGGAAGCACTTCGATATGATACATCCTGATTTTGCAGCAGAACCTAGAAATGTCAGACTTGGACTATGCTCTGATGGTTTTACTCCATATGTCCAAGCGTCTGGAAGTGGATATTCTTGTTGGCCAGTTATTGTTACCCCTTACAACCTCCCTCCTGAGATGTGCATGACAAAACCATACATGTTTTTGACTTGCCTCATTCCAGGTCCAAAGAGTCCAAAAGCTGGAATAGATGTGTATTTACAACCTTTAATTGATGATTTGAAGAGGTTATGGATTGGAGAATGGACTTATGATATATCTTGCAAACAAAACTTTACTATGCGAGCAGCCTTGATGTGGACTATAAACGACTTTCCCGCATATGGCATGTTGTCCGGTTGGGGGACACATGGAAAAATGGGATGCCCGCATTGCATGGAACACTCTCATGCGTTCACGTTGGAAAAAGGGGGGAAAAGTTCGTGGTTTGACTGTCACCGCAGATTCCTACCGAAAGATCATGTCTTTCGAATAAATAAGAATGACTTCAAAAAAGGCATAAGAGTAACAGACTTGCCTCCCCCTCGTTTCTCACCCGGTGAAGTATGGAACCGAGTTAGTGAACTGCCAAAATTCACAGATTATGGTAAAGCTTGCAGAATTGAAGGATATGGGGATACACATAACTGGACAAAAAGAAGTATTTTTTGGGATCTCCCGTATTGGAAAGATAATTTGTTGCGACATAatcttgatgttatgcatattgagAAGAATTTTTTTGATAACGTGTTTAACACAGTGATGGATGTTCAAGGTAAAACAAAGGATAATGAGAAGGCTAGAAAGGACATGGAGATTTTGTGTAATCGAAAGGAGTTGGAGTTGAAGGTTAAACCGAATGGGAAGTTACTAAAACCCAAGGCTAATTACAGTCTAACTTCCGAAGAAGCTAAAGCGATTTGTCGATGGTTAAACGAATTGAGAATGCCTGATGGTTATGCGTCAAATTTAGCAAGGTGTGCTGACTCTAGCACCGGAAAGTTGCATGGAATGAAAAGCCATGATTGCCATGTTTTCATGGAACGATTGCTTCCAATTGCGTTCTCTTCACTACCTAAACATGTGCTTAATCCACTCACTGAAATTAGTCAATTTTTTAGAGATATCTGTGCATCAAAATTAAGAGTGGATGACATCGTTAAGTTGGACAAAAATATTCCAGTTATTCTCTGTAAGTTGGAACAAGTGTTTCCGCCTGGTTTTTTTGACTCTATGGAACATCTACCTGTGCATCTTGCATATGAAGCTTATCTTGGAGGCCCTGTTCAATATAGGTGGATGTATCCGTTTGAAAGATTCATGGGTGATTCGAAGAGATCCGTGAAAAATAAAGCTAAAGTTGAAGGATCTATATGTGCACATTATTTGCATCGGGAAACATCACATTTTTGCAGTCATTATTTCAATCACTTGATGTTAACTCCAAGAATCATAAGGAATGAATTTAACATTAATGAAAAAAGTAAATTTACCTTATCAGTCTTCGGTATTCCCGGTCGTCCATCTGGTAAGAAGAATGTACATTGGCTGACTCAAAAAGAATTGCTAGCAGCACATGTTCATGTCTTGATTAACTGCGTTGAAGTTAAACCATATCTTGAGTAA